Proteins co-encoded in one Dehalogenimonas sp. WBC-2 genomic window:
- a CDS encoding phosphopantothenoylcysteine decarboxylase/synthetase codes for MIFKGKNVIIGITGSIAAYKAADIASKLVQAGANVDVIMTESAQRFITPLTLGAIIKRQPVISMWEQAGEFSIGHIALAGKADVIIIAPATANTIAKLAHGLADDVLAAAVLATKAPVIIAPAMNVNMYENEITQENIKKLKQRGIVFVEPETGHLACGTTAKGRLAATETILATARTVLGCGGELAGKTVVVTAGGTREPIDPVRYLGNRSSGKMGYALAMAARDRGASVKLVSTVDLPDTTGIEVFRVETASEMLAVVKESVKGAHALIMAAAVADYRPADAAAAKIKKGRDGFDLKLESTEDILSVVEGDFVRVGFAAETGDLIANAKKKLAAKNLDLIVANDVTAPGAGFGADTNKVTLLHKDGRVEDLPLMSKSEVAERIYDNVVSLLKRQSV; via the coding sequence ATGATTTTTAAGGGTAAAAACGTCATTATAGGGATTACGGGATCAATTGCCGCTTATAAAGCCGCTGATATTGCCTCCAAGCTGGTTCAGGCTGGGGCGAATGTTGATGTCATCATGACGGAGTCGGCACAGAGGTTCATCACGCCTTTGACACTGGGTGCCATAATAAAACGGCAACCTGTAATATCAATGTGGGAGCAAGCAGGCGAATTTTCTATCGGGCACATAGCACTTGCCGGGAAAGCTGATGTGATCATCATCGCACCGGCGACAGCTAACACTATTGCTAAACTGGCTCATGGTTTGGCTGATGACGTGTTGGCAGCGGCGGTACTGGCGACCAAAGCCCCTGTGATTATAGCCCCGGCTATGAACGTTAATATGTATGAGAACGAGATTACTCAGGAAAATATCAAGAAACTGAAACAACGAGGAATTGTTTTTGTGGAGCCGGAAACCGGTCATCTGGCCTGCGGTACGACAGCCAAGGGACGTCTTGCGGCTACAGAAACGATATTAGCCACGGCGCGCACGGTGCTTGGATGTGGGGGTGAGCTGGCTGGAAAGACGGTGGTAGTCACCGCTGGCGGAACCCGTGAACCGATTGACCCGGTACGTTATCTTGGTAATCGGTCATCCGGCAAGATGGGCTATGCCTTGGCTATGGCCGCCCGTGACCGTGGCGCATCGGTCAAACTTGTTTCCACGGTTGACTTGCCGGACACTACTGGGATTGAGGTATTCCGGGTCGAGACAGCTTCAGAGATGCTGGCTGTGGTGAAAGAGTCGGTCAAAGGAGCCCATGCCCTCATCATGGCCGCTGCCGTGGCAGATTATCGGCCTGCGGATGCGGCCGCGGCCAAGATTAAGAAGGGCCGCGACGGGTTTGATTTAAAGCTGGAGTCGACGGAGGATATCCTCTCTGTGGTTGAAGGTGATTTTGTCCGGGTCGGCTTTGCCGCTGAGACTGGGGATTTGATTGCCAATGCTAAAAAGAAACTTGCCGCCAAGAACCTTGACCTCATCGTCGCTAATGATGTCACCGCTCCTGGCGCCGGTTTCGGTGCCGATACCAACAAGGTTACTCTGCTGCATAAGGATGGGCGGGTTGAAGACCTGCCGTTGATGAGTAAGAGTGAGGTAGCGGAAAGGATATACGATAACGTAGTAAGCCTGTTGAAGAGGCAGAGTGTCTAG
- a CDS encoding phosphate regulon transcriptional regulatory protein PhoB (SphR) yields MNVTNKKILVVDDEQKITDIVRAYLERENFRVICAYDGDTAIKLFHQENPDLIVLDLMLPKISGDEVCRIIRKESIVPIIMLTARDELTDKIVGLGLGADDYLTKPFEGRELVARIKAILRRAHPKSAIKIVTVGALTVDHERRQAMIGEQTIELTTTEFDLLSLLAAHPGRVFSRAELLDRLQGDSYEGYERTIDSHIKNLRRKIEPDPDKPSFIHTIYGAGYKIETP; encoded by the coding sequence ATGAATGTGACCAACAAAAAGATACTAGTGGTTGATGACGAACAAAAAATAACCGATATCGTTCGAGCCTATCTTGAGCGGGAAAATTTCCGTGTAATTTGCGCCTATGATGGAGATACTGCAATAAAATTATTCCATCAGGAAAACCCAGATTTAATTGTGTTGGATTTGATGTTGCCAAAAATTTCAGGTGATGAGGTCTGCCGGATTATACGTAAAGAATCGATTGTACCGATCATCATGCTCACCGCCCGCGATGAACTAACCGACAAAATCGTCGGTTTGGGACTAGGCGCAGATGATTATCTGACCAAACCATTTGAAGGACGCGAACTGGTAGCCCGTATCAAGGCGATCCTAAGGCGCGCTCACCCTAAATCAGCCATCAAGATAGTCACGGTAGGAGCGCTTACTGTTGACCATGAACGGCGGCAGGCAATGATAGGTGAGCAAACGATAGAATTAACCACAACCGAATTTGATTTGCTCAGCCTGTTGGCAGCTCACCCGGGTCGAGTTTTCAGCCGTGCTGAACTACTGGATAGACTACAGGGTGACAGTTATGAGGGCTACGAACGAACCATTGACAGCCATATCAAAAACCTGCGCCGTAAAATTGAACCTGACCCGGATAAGCCATCATTTATCCACACTATTTATGGTGCCGGTTACAAGATTGAGACGCCCTGA
- a CDS encoding aminopeptidase, with translation MADIRIQKLAELLVKYSTRIKPGDKAVINTPSMGIPLARAIYLELINAGAHPIVLPRGDFDDLLFRHGSMEQLQFVHQPTRYVIENYDARFAILAEDNTKKLSTIAPEKMVAFDRARTDLMKTSMTRSASGDLKWVIAPFPTPAMAQDAEMSLEEYEDFVYSACMPDIADPIGYWTKQSVRLQKVVDWLKDRREVHITAPETDLKLSITGRNFVKCDGQFNMPDGEVFTGPVENSANGYVYFSYPAIEGGREVTGVHLWFENGKVVKATAEKNQEFLLKTLDTDEGSRRLGEFAIGTNEGITKFTGEILFDEKIGGSFHLALGAGYPETGSLNESAIHWDMICDLRNGGEIRVDGDILYKDGKFVIDF, from the coding sequence ATGGCAGACATCAGAATTCAAAAATTAGCCGAACTCTTGGTTAAGTATTCCACACGCATCAAACCCGGTGATAAAGCGGTAATTAACACCCCCAGCATGGGTATCCCTCTCGCCCGTGCTATCTATCTTGAACTAATAAATGCCGGGGCTCACCCGATCGTACTGCCACGTGGCGACTTCGATGATCTGCTCTTCCGTCACGGCTCTATGGAACAACTCCAGTTTGTTCATCAACCAACGCGTTATGTCATTGAAAATTACGACGCCCGTTTTGCCATCTTAGCTGAAGATAACACCAAAAAACTCTCCACTATTGCTCCTGAAAAGATGGTGGCTTTTGACAGGGCTCGCACGGATTTAATGAAAACCTCGATGACTCGTTCAGCTTCGGGGGATCTCAAATGGGTGATTGCTCCTTTCCCAACTCCGGCAATGGCTCAGGACGCCGAAATGAGCCTTGAAGAGTATGAGGATTTCGTCTATTCCGCCTGTATGCCGGATATTGCCGACCCGATTGGTTATTGGACCAAACAAAGCGTTCGCCTTCAAAAAGTTGTTGATTGGCTCAAGGACCGTAGGGAAGTACACATTACCGCGCCTGAGACTGATCTTAAACTCTCGATAACCGGGCGGAATTTCGTGAAATGCGACGGCCAATTCAATATGCCAGATGGTGAGGTTTTCACCGGACCGGTGGAGAACTCCGCCAACGGCTATGTTTATTTTTCATACCCGGCAATCGAAGGCGGGCGGGAGGTCACCGGTGTACACCTCTGGTTCGAAAATGGCAAGGTGGTTAAGGCTACTGCCGAAAAGAATCAGGAGTTCCTCTTGAAGACTCTGGACACCGATGAAGGATCCCGGCGTCTGGGAGAGTTCGCCATCGGTACAAATGAGGGCATTACCAAATTCACCGGTGAAATATTGTTCGACGAGAAGATCGGCGGCAGCTTTCACCTGGCACTCGGGGCCGGTTACCCGGAAACCGGCTCTCTAAATGAATCTGCCATTCATTGGGATATGATATGTGATCTCAGAAATGGCGGAGAGATTCGTGTTGACGGTGATATCCTTTATAAAGATGGTAAATTCGTCATAGACTTCTAA
- a CDS encoding ABC transporter ATP-binding protein, which yields MAYINTQDISLSFGGAKLFESINLTIERGEKVALVGRNGSGKSTLLKVIAGLIRSDSGTIAIQKGIRLAYLGQTVPDDIPGSVFDIIKAGEARISDSLEIDMERQKIGRLISQFGLEGDRTFNDLSAGLKRQVLLAGAFFGEPDVLLLDEPTNHMDIDSIKRLEDILLKHQGSVVFVTHDRSFLRRIATRIVEIDRGNLFDQSCDYQTFLERRAAAREIEGIGNALFDKKLESEEAWIRTGVRARGTRNEGRVRALEKMRATRRARKQPMGIIRLEGQKAERSGTLVVEAKNVTFNYDDTPVITDFSTTIMKGDRVGILGPNGSGKTTLLRLLLSELQPTSGTIKLGTNLQISYSDQLRAQLDNNKTIMENVSQGNDTVTIDGKTRNIFGYLQDFEFSRDQAMAYVSHLSGGERNRLVLARLFTRPSNLLVLDEPTNDLDLETLEILEDYLLHYTGTILMVSHDRAFINNVVTSTLVFEKNGSVKEYVGGYDDWLRQYRPEIELVKPSAGKPATLRNKSPDIKFGFRQKKELESIPHSIQALETECDELYSEMSDSAIYKRSKSELAKMKERVETIKGLLVAMYARWEELEQQNNEPQS from the coding sequence ATGGCATACATTAATACCCAAGATATTTCATTGAGTTTCGGCGGAGCCAAACTGTTTGAATCAATTAACCTGACAATTGAGCGCGGAGAAAAAGTAGCATTAGTCGGACGTAACGGTTCTGGAAAGTCAACTTTACTCAAGGTAATAGCAGGCTTGATCCGTTCAGATTCAGGGACTATCGCTATCCAGAAAGGGATACGACTTGCTTATCTGGGCCAAACCGTCCCTGATGATATTCCAGGTTCTGTTTTCGACATCATCAAAGCAGGAGAGGCTCGGATCTCGGATTCGCTCGAAATTGATATGGAGCGGCAGAAAATTGGAAGGTTAATCTCACAATTTGGATTGGAAGGTGATAGAACTTTCAACGATCTTTCTGCAGGTTTAAAACGCCAGGTACTCTTGGCTGGTGCCTTTTTTGGTGAACCTGATGTTCTTTTGCTCGACGAACCTACGAATCACATGGATATTGATTCCATCAAACGATTGGAGGATATTCTACTGAAGCATCAGGGTTCCGTGGTTTTCGTCACCCATGATCGCTCTTTTTTACGGAGAATAGCCACCCGAATTGTGGAGATTGATCGAGGGAACCTTTTTGACCAGTCGTGTGACTACCAGACGTTTCTGGAGCGGCGCGCCGCAGCCAGGGAGATCGAGGGAATCGGAAATGCGTTATTCGATAAAAAATTAGAGAGTGAAGAAGCCTGGATACGAACCGGCGTTAGAGCCCGTGGTACCCGAAATGAAGGTAGGGTGAGGGCTCTTGAAAAGATGCGGGCGACAAGGCGGGCTCGAAAACAACCCATGGGAATTATAAGATTAGAAGGCCAGAAGGCTGAACGTTCCGGTACTTTGGTAGTTGAAGCTAAAAACGTTACCTTCAACTACGACGATACGCCGGTAATCACTGATTTTTCCACTACCATTATGAAGGGCGACAGGGTAGGGATCTTAGGCCCGAACGGCAGCGGCAAGACGACTCTTCTACGGTTGTTGTTGAGCGAACTTCAACCAACTTCAGGAACCATCAAGTTAGGGACTAATCTTCAAATAAGCTATTCTGATCAGTTGCGAGCACAATTGGATAACAATAAGACAATCATGGAGAATGTTTCTCAGGGCAATGATACCGTCACCATCGACGGCAAAACTCGGAACATCTTCGGATATCTGCAAGACTTTGAGTTTTCCCGCGATCAGGCGATGGCTTACGTTTCGCATCTTTCCGGTGGAGAACGCAACCGACTCGTACTTGCCCGTTTATTCACAAGGCCGTCTAATCTGCTAGTCTTGGATGAGCCAACCAATGACTTGGATTTGGAAACACTGGAAATCCTTGAGGACTACTTGTTGCACTATACCGGAACAATCCTGATGGTCAGCCACGACAGGGCTTTCATTAACAATGTAGTAACAAGTACTCTGGTCTTTGAAAAAAACGGTTCCGTCAAAGAGTATGTCGGGGGTTACGACGATTGGTTACGTCAATATCGTCCTGAAATTGAACTTGTAAAACCGAGCGCAGGGAAACCGGCCACCTTACGAAACAAGAGCCCGGACATCAAATTCGGATTCCGGCAAAAAAAGGAACTAGAGTCCATCCCGCATAGCATCCAGGCACTTGAAACAGAATGCGATGAGCTATACAGTGAGATGTCTGACTCCGCGATTTATAAACGAAGTAAATCAGAGTTAGCGAAAATGAAAGAACGTGTCGAAACAATAAAAGGCCTGTTAGTTGCGATGTACGCCAGATGGGAAGAACTCGAACAACAAAACAATGAACCACAATCGTAA
- a CDS encoding universal stress protein, whose amino-acid sequence MPQITQVVVPLDGSDEAEITLPYAFTMTRLFGANLHLLSVDESGAADTTNLYQSYLTHLDTRLKEKYPDQIGSWQTYLQNGKANEEIIRFTQEKEADLVILAAHGASGLGASQVGKTASKVLSGTEKPVLLIKSPPPEKDCLIQRILVPLDGSGIGQAALDLVAILAPVLNAEVVLMQAVEPVRYMPSIDGLGAYTLPIDDAEIEAEASAFLNHRAEALRGFGVTTTTVVQTGAAVDLIINYANENNIDLIAMSTHGLSGLTKWVFGSVTEKLMQYSTTPVLVVRPNPPDAEQNKPE is encoded by the coding sequence ATGCCGCAGATCACACAGGTGGTAGTACCACTGGATGGTTCAGATGAGGCTGAAATAACATTACCCTACGCTTTCACCATGACGCGCCTGTTTGGAGCCAACCTGCATTTGCTGTCAGTTGACGAGAGTGGCGCTGCTGATACCACTAATCTTTATCAGAGCTATCTAACACATCTAGACACCAGACTGAAAGAAAAATATCCAGATCAAATTGGGTCGTGGCAAACCTACCTGCAAAATGGCAAAGCCAACGAAGAGATTATACGATTCACACAGGAAAAAGAGGCAGATCTGGTCATTCTGGCGGCTCACGGCGCTTCGGGGCTTGGGGCTTCCCAAGTGGGGAAAACTGCCAGCAAAGTACTGTCAGGTACTGAAAAGCCGGTTTTACTAATTAAATCACCGCCGCCAGAGAAAGATTGTCTCATTCAACGGATACTGGTGCCATTGGACGGTTCAGGCATCGGGCAGGCGGCACTGGATCTGGTAGCTATCCTGGCGCCAGTGCTAAACGCTGAGGTGGTGCTGATGCAGGCCGTGGAACCGGTGAGGTATATGCCCAGTATTGACGGTCTGGGAGCCTATACTCTTCCTATTGATGATGCTGAAATTGAAGCTGAAGCGTCGGCGTTCCTCAATCACCGGGCAGAAGCACTGAGGGGGTTCGGCGTAACTACCACCACAGTAGTTCAGACGGGGGCTGCGGTTGATCTGATTATAAATTATGCCAATGAGAACAATATTGACCTCATCGCCATGTCGACTCACGGTCTATCCGGTCTTACAAAATGGGTATTTGGCAGCGTGACTGAAAAGCTCATGCAGTATTCAACGACTCCGGTATTAGTGGTGAGGCCAAACCCACCCGATGCGGAACAGAATAAGCCGGAATAA
- a CDS encoding excinuclease ABC subunit B, translated as MMTEFNLVSDFGLMGDQPQAVEKLTRGLNDGLKDQTLLGVTGSGKTFTMANIIARCGRPALIISHNKTLAAQLYSEFREFFPNNAVEYFVSYYDYYQPEAYVPSRDMYIEKDADINDEIDKLRHAATRSILSRRDVIIVASVSCIYGLGEPEEYMRFVLNLEKGAHYRRDDIIRKLVDMQYERNDIGFSRSKFRLRGDTLELQPAYEETAIRVEFFGDEIERMLRVDPLTGEILEELKLVDIYPAKHFVTSPEKLIPAIKAIHDEMVARTAELTSQGKLLEAARLEQRTNYDLEMLEQAGYCSGVENYSRHLAGRPAGSSPWTLLDYFPKDYLLFVDESHMSLPQIRGMYNGDRARKETLVDYGFRLPSALDNRPLNFSEFRQRMDQAIYVSATPGPYEKEHSQQVVEQLVRPTGLLEPVIEVKPTKGQIDDLLEQIKLRVERGERCLVTTLTKKLAERLSEYISEAGVKTQYLHSEVETFERVEILRDLRLGVYDVIVGINLLREGLDLPEVSLVAILDADKEGFLRSEWALIQTMGRAARHIDGRVIMYADSITGSMERAITEINRRREIQLAYNLEHGITPQGIRKAIKDITERVRVATAGVAEEAADSYKAMPLTKENLARLIRELETQMKKSAKIMDFERAALLRDRIIELKSEFVQPDIKPHAR; from the coding sequence ATGATGACGGAATTTAATCTCGTCTCGGACTTTGGCTTGATGGGTGACCAACCACAGGCGGTAGAGAAGCTGACCCGTGGCCTCAACGACGGGCTGAAGGATCAGACGCTCCTCGGCGTTACCGGTTCAGGCAAGACCTTCACCATGGCTAATATTATTGCCCGCTGCGGTCGCCCGGCGCTGATCATCTCCCATAACAAGACATTGGCCGCTCAGCTTTACTCCGAGTTCCGGGAGTTCTTCCCAAACAACGCCGTGGAGTACTTCGTCAGTTACTACGACTATTATCAGCCGGAGGCCTACGTACCGTCGCGGGATATGTACATCGAGAAGGATGCCGATATCAATGATGAGATAGACAAACTGCGTCACGCCGCCACCCGCTCGATCCTATCCCGGCGTGATGTTATCATCGTCGCCTCAGTGTCCTGCATTTACGGCCTGGGCGAGCCTGAAGAGTACATGCGCTTCGTCCTCAATCTGGAGAAGGGTGCCCACTACCGCCGCGACGACATTATCCGTAAATTGGTGGACATGCAGTATGAGCGCAATGATATCGGCTTCTCCCGCTCAAAGTTCCGCCTTCGCGGCGATACCTTGGAACTTCAGCCTGCCTATGAAGAGACGGCTATCCGGGTGGAATTTTTCGGCGATGAGATCGAGCGCATGCTCCGTGTTGACCCGCTCACCGGAGAAATATTAGAAGAACTCAAACTGGTGGACATTTATCCTGCCAAGCACTTTGTCACTTCGCCGGAAAAACTGATCCCGGCCATCAAGGCCATCCATGACGAGATGGTCGCCCGCACCGCTGAACTCACCAGCCAGGGCAAATTGCTGGAAGCGGCGCGGCTGGAACAGCGCACTAATTATGACCTGGAGATGTTGGAGCAGGCTGGCTATTGCAGCGGTGTAGAGAATTACTCCAGACATCTGGCAGGACGCCCGGCCGGGTCTTCGCCCTGGACTCTGCTCGATTATTTTCCCAAGGATTATCTCCTTTTCGTCGACGAATCTCACATGTCTTTGCCCCAGATAAGGGGTATGTACAACGGTGACCGGGCACGCAAGGAAACCCTGGTCGATTACGGCTTCCGTCTGCCGTCGGCTCTCGATAATCGGCCGCTGAATTTTTCCGAATTCCGCCAGCGCATGGATCAGGCCATCTACGTTTCGGCGACACCAGGACCATATGAAAAAGAGCATTCACAACAGGTCGTTGAGCAATTGGTGCGCCCAACCGGACTACTGGAACCGGTGATCGAGGTCAAACCAACTAAAGGACAGATTGATGACCTTTTGGAGCAGATCAAGCTTCGCGTTGAACGCGGTGAGCGCTGTCTGGTGACGACACTAACCAAGAAACTGGCTGAAAGATTGTCCGAATATATCTCTGAGGCCGGAGTTAAGACACAATATCTACATTCCGAGGTAGAAACTTTCGAGCGGGTGGAGATACTGCGGGATTTACGTCTGGGAGTTTACGATGTCATTGTCGGCATCAACTTGCTGCGTGAAGGTTTGGACCTGCCAGAAGTCTCTCTTGTCGCCATCCTCGATGCCGATAAGGAAGGGTTTCTCCGCAGCGAATGGGCCCTCATTCAGACCATGGGACGGGCAGCGCGGCATATTGACGGCCGGGTCATCATGTATGCCGACTCAATTACCGGCTCAATGGAGCGCGCTATCACCGAGATCAATCGCCGGCGGGAAATACAGCTAGCCTATAATCTGGAGCACGGCATCACCCCCCAGGGCATCCGCAAGGCTATCAAAGACATCACTGAACGTGTCCGTGTCGCCACCGCCGGTGTCGCTGAAGAAGCCGCTGATAGTTATAAGGCCATGCCATTGACTAAAGAAAACTTGGCTCGCCTGATCCGTGAACTGGAAACCCAGATGAAGAAATCGGCCAAAATCATGGACTTCGAACGTGCCGCCCTGCTGCGCGACCGCATCATCGAGCTCAAAAGTGAATTCGTCCAACCCGATATCAAACCCCATGCCCGATAA
- a CDS encoding hypothetical protein (uncharacterized protein MA0381) — translation MDQALWEKAVAFHGHECPGLAIGFRACEAGIEKMGIGSSDDEQIVCVTENDACGVDAVQAILSCTLGKGNLIYRGIGKQAFSFYDRINGKKLRVCLKPHNSNGMDRTQWKEYLLRAPIDEIFSFSEPKIGLPEKARLFQTLVCEICGEGAPEHKMNFQDGKTVCIDCFKTYDRGW, via the coding sequence TTGGATCAAGCTTTGTGGGAAAAAGCAGTGGCATTTCACGGGCATGAATGCCCAGGTCTTGCAATCGGGTTTAGGGCATGTGAGGCTGGTATCGAAAAGATGGGAATCGGGTCATCAGATGATGAACAGATTGTTTGTGTTACAGAAAATGACGCATGCGGCGTGGATGCCGTCCAAGCCATCTTAAGCTGTACGCTCGGAAAGGGCAACCTAATTTATCGGGGTATCGGTAAACAGGCCTTTTCTTTTTATGACCGCATCAATGGAAAGAAACTTCGAGTTTGTCTTAAACCCCACAATAGCAATGGGATGGACCGAACCCAATGGAAAGAATACCTTCTGAGAGCTCCTATTGATGAAATCTTCAGTTTCTCAGAACCTAAAATTGGGCTGCCCGAAAAGGCGAGATTATTTCAGACTTTAGTTTGTGAAATCTGTGGTGAAGGCGCCCCAGAGCATAAAATGAACTTTCAGGATGGGAAAACAGTCTGTATCGACTGTTTTAAGACCTATGACAGGGGCTGGTAA
- a CDS encoding iron(III) dicitrate-binding protein: MKRLVLPILMLSIAVCTSAGCGNNDVTNPASTGATTRTITDSVGRVVEIPSTVERIVPLGNTPRMITYLGLAKKVVGYSGADLNQVTPVTAYAYASKEIWANIPIVGTDSAGATDYYPEEIIGVHPDVILCSYTKELADEIQTKTGTPVVVVPMGTLFGDDYEQAFRLLGDVCGVANRAEEVIAYINDCLSDLETMVSGVQDTDKPTVLGAAATFKGAHGIDGVYTKYAVFEAISANDVTEGLSDKASVVLIDKEQIIGWNPQYIFFDSGGVGLVSIDYARNPGFYAQLVAVQNGNLYQYPSSTSYYSNVEIPIVNSYYVASLLYPEQFNDIVFEEKANEIFKFFLGVEDYLSNLKAVGAGYGKVTLG; the protein is encoded by the coding sequence ATGAAAAGATTAGTATTACCAATTCTTATGCTTTCTATTGCAGTCTGTACATCTGCCGGTTGCGGGAACAATGATGTAACCAATCCCGCGTCCACCGGTGCCACAACAAGAACAATTACGGATAGTGTTGGACGGGTAGTAGAGATTCCTTCAACTGTAGAAAGAATTGTGCCTCTTGGGAATACACCGCGTATGATTACATATCTCGGTTTGGCAAAGAAGGTGGTGGGGTACAGCGGGGCGGATTTAAATCAGGTAACCCCTGTTACAGCTTATGCTTACGCCAGCAAAGAGATATGGGCAAACATACCTATCGTCGGTACTGATTCTGCCGGTGCGACAGATTATTATCCGGAAGAAATCATTGGTGTTCACCCTGATGTAATTTTATGCTCATATACTAAGGAACTGGCGGATGAAATCCAAACTAAAACCGGTACCCCTGTCGTTGTGGTGCCTATGGGTACTTTATTCGGAGATGATTATGAGCAGGCGTTTCGCCTCTTAGGTGATGTTTGCGGCGTAGCGAACAGAGCGGAGGAAGTGATTGCTTACATAAACGATTGCTTAAGTGATCTGGAAACCATGGTATCTGGTGTCCAGGATACGGACAAGCCTACTGTTTTGGGTGCTGCCGCAACGTTCAAAGGCGCGCATGGAATAGATGGTGTTTATACTAAATATGCTGTATTTGAAGCAATATCGGCAAACGATGTTACTGAAGGGCTCTCTGACAAAGCTAGTGTAGTGCTGATCGACAAAGAACAAATCATTGGGTGGAATCCCCAATATATTTTCTTTGACAGCGGTGGGGTAGGGCTTGTCAGCATAGATTATGCAAGAAATCCTGGGTTTTATGCTCAACTCGTAGCTGTTCAGAATGGGAACCTTTATCAATATCCAAGTTCCACTTCCTATTATTCAAACGTTGAAATCCCGATTGTTAATAGCTACTACGTGGCGAGTCTGCTTTATCCGGAACAGTTCAATGACATCGTCTTTGAAGAAAAGGCCAACGAGATATTCAAATTCTTCCTGGGCGTCGAAGATTATTTAAGTAATCTTAAAGCGGTAGGAGCCGGCTATGGTAAAGTGACTCTTGGATAA
- a CDS encoding iron(III) dicitrate transport system permease protein: protein MPDNLIGQLQLYNAFIRRKRLVFIIGILATAVTALFAVGAGSLSIPLSEVIGTLLGQGTELSQTVILNIRLPRVAAAILVGAVLAVSGAVMQCVLRNPLASPSTLGVSHGAAFGAALGIIVFGGGVVNSDSAATAVSINNPYIVTLCAFVCGSLSTIVVIVLSQLKRDLGPAGLILAGVALSSLFTGGTTLLQYFADETKISSVVFWTFGNMGAAGWPELLILAGVFIAGMVYFLLNRWNYNAMVSGADTAKSLGVNTRSVMLISMCIGTLAAAVAVSFVGIISFVGLVAPHIMRRFVGNDYRYLIPCSAVAGALLLILADTFGRLVIAPVILPIGAITSFLGAPLFLFLLFRGVKSND from the coding sequence ATGCCAGATAACCTTATCGGGCAACTACAATTGTACAACGCCTTCATAAGACGTAAAAGGCTTGTGTTTATAATTGGTATTCTTGCAACTGCCGTCACAGCGCTTTTTGCTGTTGGCGCCGGCTCTCTTAGTATCCCTTTGTCTGAAGTAATCGGGACGCTTTTGGGCCAGGGGACAGAACTGTCCCAGACTGTAATTTTAAATATAAGACTGCCACGTGTAGCAGCGGCCATCCTAGTAGGTGCTGTCTTGGCAGTCTCCGGTGCTGTTATGCAATGTGTGTTGCGAAACCCGCTAGCATCACCATCGACACTTGGCGTATCTCATGGCGCCGCATTTGGCGCGGCGCTGGGCATTATAGTGTTTGGCGGCGGGGTCGTAAATTCTGACTCCGCCGCCACAGCGGTTTCAATCAATAATCCTTATATTGTAACTTTATGTGCTTTTGTATGTGGTTCACTGTCTACTATTGTTGTTATTGTCTTATCCCAGTTAAAGAGAGACCTTGGGCCCGCAGGACTCATATTGGCCGGCGTAGCCTTAAGCTCTCTATTTACCGGTGGCACTACTTTACTCCAATATTTTGCAGATGAAACCAAAATCAGCTCCGTTGTCTTCTGGACTTTTGGAAATATGGGCGCAGCAGGCTGGCCTGAGCTCTTGATTCTGGCAGGGGTATTTATCGCTGGGATGGTGTATTTTTTACTGAACCGTTGGAACTACAATGCGATGGTAAGCGGAGCGGATACAGCCAAAAGTCTTGGCGTTAATACAAGGTCTGTCATGCTGATAAGTATGTGTATTGGCACTTTGGCTGCGGCAGTTGCTGTCTCTTTCGTTGGTATTATCAGTTTTGTTGGGCTTGTGGCGCCTCATATAATGCGCAGGTTTGTCGGCAACGACTATCGGTATCTAATACCGTGCTCTGCAGTTGCCGGAGCGCTGCTTCTTATCCTGGCCGACACATTTGGCAGGCTGGTTATTGCGCCAGTTATACTTCCGATTGGAGCGATCACGTCATTTCTAGGCGCACCCCTGTTCCTTTTCCTTCTATTCAGGGGGGTCAAGAGCAATGATTGA